In Acomys russatus chromosome 26, mAcoRus1.1, whole genome shotgun sequence, a genomic segment contains:
- the Lcat gene encoding phosphatidylcholine-sterol acyltransferase: MGVPGSPWQWVLLLLGLLLPPAAPFWLLNVLFPPHTTPKAELSNHTRPVIIVPGWLGNQLEAKLDKPDVVNWLCYRKTEDFFTIWLDLNMFLPLGVNCWIDNTRVVYNRSSGSVTNAPGVQIRVPGFGKTYSVEYLDDNKLAGYMHTLVQNLVNNGYVRDETVRAAPYDWRLEPTQQDEYYQKLAGLVEEMYAAYRKPVFLIGHSLGCLHILYFLLHQPQSWKDRFIDGFISLGAPWGGSIKPMLVLASGDNHGIPIMSSIKLREEQRITTTSPWMFPASQVWPEDHVFISTPNFNYTGQDFERFFTDLHFEEGWYMWLQSRDLLAGLPAPGVEVYCLYGVGLPTPYTYIYDHNFPYKDPVAALYEDGDDTVATRSTELCGRWQGRQSQPVHLLPMNGTDHLNMVFSNKTLKHINAILLGTYRQGTPKPLAASPGPQPPE; the protein is encoded by the exons ATGGGGGTGCCTGGCTCCCCATGGCAGTGGGTGCTGCTGCTCTTAGGACTACTGCTCCCTCCTGCCGCCCCCTTCTGGCTCCTCAATGTGCTCTTCCCCCCGCATACCACGCCCAAGGCTGAACTCAGTAACCACACACGGCCTGTCATCATCG TGCCTGGCTGGCTGGGGAATCAGCTAGAAGCCAAGCTGgataaaccagatgtggtgaACTGGTTGTGCTACCGCAAGACAGAGGACTTCTTTACCATCTGGCTGGATCTCAACATGTTTCTACCCCTTGGGGTGAACTGCTGGATTGACAACACCAG GGTTGTCTACAACCGCAGCTCTGGGAGTGTGACCAATGCCCCTGGCGTACAGATCCGTGTCCCCGGCTTTGGCAAGACCTACTCTGTTGAGTACTTAGATGACAACAAGCTGGCAG GTTACATGCACACACTAGTACAGAATCTGGTTAACAACGGGTATGTTCGGGATGAGACAGTGCGGGCTGCACCCTATGACTGGCGCCTGGAAccca cCCAGCAGGATGAGTACTACCAGAAGCTGGCAGGACTGGTAGAGGAGATGTACGCCGCGTACAGGAAGCCTGTCTTCCTCATCGGGCACAGCCTTGGCTGCCTCCACATACTCTACTTCTTACTTCATCAGCCTCAGTCCTGGAAGGACCGCTTCATTGACGGCTTTATCTCTCTTGGGGCTCCGTGGGGTGGCTCTATCAAGCCCATGCTGGTCCTGGCCTCAG GTGACAACCATGGCATCCCCATCATGTCCAGCATCAAACTGAGAGAGGAGCAACGCATAACTACGACTTCCCCCTGGATGTTTCCGGCCAGCCAGGTGTGGCCTGAAGACCATGTGTTCATTTCCACACCAAACTTCAACTACACGGGCCAAGACTTTGAGCGCTTTTTTACAGATCTACATTTTGAAGAAGGCTGGTACATGTGGCTACAGTCTCGTGACCTACTGGCAGGCCTTCCAGCACCTGGCGTAGAAGTATATTGTCTGTACGGCGTGGGTCTGCCCACACCCTACACCTACATCTATGACCACAACTTTCCCTACAAAGACCCGGTGGCTGCCCTCTATGAAGATGGTGATGACACTGTAGCCACACGTAGCACCGAGCTCTGTGGCCGTTGGCAGGGCCGCCAATCACAGCCTGTACACTTGCTGCCCATGAACGGGACAGACCATCTCAACATGGTCTTCAGCAATAAGACACTGAAGCACATCAATGCCATTTTGCTGGGTACCTACCGCCAAGGTACTCCTAAGCCCCTGGCTGCCAGCCCAGGTCCCCAACCCCCTGAATAA
- the Psmb10 gene encoding proteasome subunit beta type-10: MLKQAAEQKGGFSFENCQRNATLEQVLPGLRVPHARKTGTTIAGLVFRDGVILGADTRATSDSVVADKSCEKIHFIAPKIYCGGAGVAADTEMTTRMVASKMELHALSTGREPRVDTVTRILRQTLFRYQGHVGASLIVGGVDLKGPQLYSVHPHGSYSRLPFTALGSGQDAAIALLEDRFQPNMTLEAAQELLVEAITAGILGDLGSGGSVDACVITAAGAKLLRTLSSPTEPVQRAGHYHFAPGTTAVLTQEVRPLNLELLEETVQTMEVE, encoded by the exons ATGCTGAAGCAGGCAGCAGAACAAAAAGGAGGCTTCTCTTTCGAGAACTGCCAGAG GAATGCGACCTTGGAACAAGTCCTCCCGGGCCTTCGGGTCCCTCATGCACGCAAAACCGGGACTACCATCGCGGGACTTGTGTTCCGA GATGGAGTTATCCTGGGCGCAGACACGCGGGCCACTAGCGATTCGGTCGTGGCGGACAAAAGCTGCGAGAAGATCCACTTCATCGCCCCCAAAATCTA CTGCGGTGGGGCTGGAGTAGCTGCGGACACTGAGATGACCACGCGGATGGTTGCTTCCAAGATGGAGCTACACGCGCTGTCCACCGGCCGTGAGCCTCGGGTGGACACGGTCACCCGTATCCTGCGCCAAACGCTCTTCCG GTACCAAGGCCACGTGGGAGCATCATTGATCGTGGGCGGGGTTGATCTGAAAGGACCGCAACTCTATAGCGTGCACCCCCATGGTTCTTACAGCCGGCTGCCTTTTACAGCCCTTG GCTCTGGACAGGATGCAGCCATTGCACTACTGGAGGACCGGTTCCAGCCAAACATGACG CTGGAGGCTGCTCAAGAGCTGTTGGTGGAAGCCATCACTGCAGGAATCCTGGGTGACCTGGGCTCTGGGGGCAGTGTGGACGCATGTGTCATCACTGCAGCTGGTGCCAAGCTGCTGAGAACATTGAGCTCACCCACAGAGCCTGTGCAGAG GGCTGGCCATTACCACTTTGCTCCTGGAACCACAGCTGTCCTGACCCAGGAAGTGAGacccctgaacctggagctcctgGAGGAAACTGTGCAGACCATGGAGGTGGAATAA
- the Ctrl gene encoding chymotrypsin-like protease CTRL-1 codes for MLLLSLTLSLVLFGSSWGCGVPAISPALSYSQRIVNGENAVPGSWPWQVSLQDGNGFHFCGGSLISPNWVVTAAHCQVVAGRHFAILGEYDRSSNAEPVQVVAISKAITHPSWNSRTMNNDITLLKLATPARYTARISPVCLASSNEALPDGLTCVTTGWGRISGVGNVTPARLQQVVLPLVTVNQCRQYWGSRITDSMICAGASGASSCQGDSGGPLVCRKGNTWVLIGIVSWGTENCNVQAPAMYARVSKFNTWINQVMASN; via the exons ATGCTTCTGCTTAGCCTAACCCTTAGCCTGGTCCTCTTTGGCTCCTCCTGGG GCTGTGGTGTTCCTGCCATCTCCCCCGCACTGAGCTACAGCCAGAGGATTGTCAACGGAGAGAACGCAGTGCCAGGCTCCTGGCCCTGGCAGGTGTCTTTGCAG GACGGGAACGGCTTCCACTTCTGTGGTGGTTCTCTCATCAGCCCCAACTGGGTAGTCACTGCTGCTCACTGCCAAGTCGT GGCTGGACGCCACTTTGCCATTTTGGGAGAATATGACCGATCTTCCAATGCTGAACCTGTGCAGGTGGTAGCCATCTCAAAG GCCATTACACACCCTAGCTGGAACTCCAGGACTATGAACAATGACATCACGCTCCTGAAGCTTGCCACACCAGCCCGCTACACAGCACGAATCTCACCAGTCTGCCTGGCTTCCTCAAATGAGGCACTGCCTGACGGCCTCACGTGTGTCACCACTGGTTGGGGCCGAATCAGTGGTGTGG GCAACGTGACACCAGCACGCCTGCAGCAAGTAGTTCTACCCTTGGTCACTGTGAATCAGTGTCGGCAGTACTGGGGCTCACGTATCACTGATTCCATGATTTGTGCGGGTGCCTCAGGTGCCTCTTCATGTCAG gGTGACTCAGGAGGCCCTCTTGTCTGCCGGAAAGGAAATACCTGGGTACTTATTGGTATTGTCTCTTGGGGTACTGAAAACTGCAATGTACAAGCCCCGGCCATGTATGCCCGGGTCAGCAAGTTCAACACCTGGATCAACCAAGTCATGGCCAGCAACTAA